A genomic segment from Candidatus Zixiibacteriota bacterium encodes:
- a CDS encoding peptidase C1, giving the protein MSRMLVCMTMVMMFAGGVAAQTDTIRYVPEYRDPANEELRKLHEVRDEVRDSLTDLVKDRQEALKDFERDNEKWIKCDLSNIVRPQSPEAFESYFHFPPVRQYWTGTCWSFSGTSFLETEVYRINGIKVKLSEMYTVYWEWVEKARRFVAERGKSSTSPGSETNGVFRTMKTYGAVPVEVYRGYIDDPRHDHEELDRQIREYLGFVKEKGLWDESLVVNSVKQILNRHLGEPPVSFEYEGATYTPKGFLDGVLKINPDDYVAIMSTLQIPFYTRGSFDVPDNWWYDSSYYNIPLDEWYAALKGAIRKGYTTAIGGDISEAGLNGEDDVAVVPDFDIPQEFINQHSREYRMYNETTTDDHGIHIVGYANFDGRDWYLVKESSSRGYWGKFDGYMFYRDDYVRLKMMEFAVHKDAVPEILEKFTAAR; this is encoded by the coding sequence ATGTCGAGGATGCTGGTTTGTATGACGATGGTGATGATGTTCGCGGGAGGGGTGGCGGCGCAGACGGACACAATCAGGTATGTGCCCGAGTATCGTGACCCGGCGAACGAGGAACTCAGGAAGTTACACGAGGTCCGTGATGAAGTCAGAGACAGTCTGACGGATCTGGTAAAGGACCGTCAGGAGGCCCTGAAGGATTTCGAGCGCGACAACGAGAAGTGGATCAAGTGTGATTTGTCGAATATTGTCAGGCCGCAGTCGCCTGAGGCATTCGAGAGTTATTTTCATTTCCCGCCGGTACGTCAGTACTGGACCGGCACCTGCTGGTCGTTTTCGGGAACATCGTTTCTGGAGACAGAGGTCTATCGCATAAACGGTATCAAGGTGAAGTTGTCGGAGATGTACACGGTTTACTGGGAGTGGGTGGAGAAGGCGCGACGGTTCGTAGCGGAGAGGGGGAAGTCATCGACCTCGCCCGGCTCGGAGACCAACGGAGTGTTTCGGACGATGAAGACTTACGGGGCGGTGCCGGTGGAGGTTTATCGGGGGTATATCGATGATCCGCGCCATGATCACGAGGAGCTTGATCGTCAGATTCGCGAGTATCTCGGATTCGTGAAGGAAAAAGGTTTGTGGGACGAGTCGCTTGTTGTCAATTCGGTGAAGCAGATTTTGAATCGTCATCTGGGCGAACCGCCGGTGTCTTTTGAGTATGAGGGAGCGACATATACGCCGAAGGGATTTCTGGATGGTGTGTTGAAGATCAATCCGGATGATTATGTGGCGATTATGTCGACGCTGCAGATTCCGTTTTACACGCGGGGTTCGTTTGATGTTCCTGACAACTGGTGGTATGACAGCAGTTATTACAATATTCCTCTGGACGAATGGTACGCGGCGCTTAAGGGGGCGATTCGGAAGGGGTACACGACGGCGATTGGCGGGGATATTTCCGAGGCGGGGCTCAATGGAGAGGATGATGTGGCTGTCGTGCCGGATTTCGATATTCCGCAGGAGTTTATAAATCAGCATTCACGGGAATACCGGATGTACAACGAGACGACGACCGATGATCACGGCATTCACATAGTTGGGTATGCGAATTTTGATGGACGGGACTGGTATTTGGTTAAGGAGTCATCATCGCGGGGGTACTGGGGGAAATTCGACGGTTATATGTTTTACCGTGATGATTATGTGCGGTTAAAGATGATGGAATTCGCCGTGCACAAGGACGCGGTGCCGGAGATTTTGGAGAAGTTTACGGCGGCGCGATAG
- a CDS encoding T9SS type A sorting domain-containing protein, with translation MNRYDRDYREKRRLPFTCNLPYPVMTLTVVLFVFMGAGMVFGQASSGSFTLVAGGLVGGGGTSASASAVITGVIPTSVSGVTSSTNYTAASGVIGIAYTTGLLTAGYAGGAIQTVTPGDHLLKVGYAGELGTATGTFNYRYGGRVTYTSVPMVAGTGDTLQYNCPASLFNLRGLEYFFQVYRGTSIASVGTPTAPYVFRVQYTNEECRSFQMGPRIYAIVGVPVSVSGGNTIADVFVDDLGAFNTEVWRLARWNATTGSYQEYASAPAVVPGRGYWVITRDLTDFGVAGVSMVPNATYGGNRYLSIPLQAGWNQIANPFAFPVSLLEAVVNDNGTMTSDFTGRIEDVGYYYNGSNYFTQTTFDPWDGVFLFAEKAGVELWLRYHEQGTAGKAVVDDLLVEKAAPSWQMELTMTSGDLGDVANYVGVCADANMGADVNDYREPPMAPEGVMLAYKLPDGSEGLRRTDYRPEFANGATWDVVFSEGSDRVVTARGVESIPQGMEAWLILTNAGTFRLGEGTEVRLPNDVFSAQLVIGNDGYAAGEVSSALPNQFGLSQNFPNPFNPTTSIRFALPQACHVELVVYNMLGQKVRTLVDQRMDAGHQLVEWDGRDGGGQQVASGVYFYRLNAADFSQTKKMMLLK, from the coding sequence ATGAACAGATATGATAGAGACTATCGTGAGAAGCGTCGGTTGCCATTCACCTGTAATCTGCCATACCCTGTGATGACGTTAACTGTCGTCTTGTTTGTTTTTATGGGTGCCGGTATGGTGTTCGGACAGGCGAGCAGCGGCAGTTTCACACTGGTAGCCGGCGGGCTGGTGGGAGGCGGCGGCACAAGTGCCTCAGCATCGGCCGTGATCACCGGAGTCATACCGACATCGGTGAGCGGTGTAACATCGAGTACCAATTACACAGCGGCGAGCGGCGTGATAGGCATTGCCTACACTACCGGACTGTTGACGGCCGGTTATGCCGGAGGAGCGATTCAGACCGTGACGCCGGGCGATCATCTGCTGAAGGTGGGCTATGCCGGCGAGCTGGGTACCGCTACGGGGACGTTCAATTACAGGTATGGCGGCAGGGTGACGTATACATCGGTGCCGATGGTGGCTGGCACGGGAGATACGCTTCAATATAACTGTCCGGCGTCCCTTTTCAATCTGCGAGGGCTGGAGTATTTCTTTCAGGTGTACCGGGGGACATCGATAGCCTCGGTTGGCACGCCGACAGCTCCCTATGTATTCAGGGTGCAATACACCAATGAAGAGTGCCGGAGTTTTCAGATGGGGCCGCGCATCTACGCGATTGTCGGGGTTCCCGTATCGGTATCCGGCGGCAATACGATAGCTGATGTATTCGTGGATGATCTGGGCGCGTTCAATACCGAAGTGTGGCGTCTGGCGCGCTGGAATGCCACGACGGGATCGTACCAGGAGTATGCCAGCGCTCCGGCGGTGGTGCCGGGACGAGGATATTGGGTTATCACGAGGGACCTGACGGATTTCGGTGTGGCAGGTGTTTCGATGGTGCCCAATGCGACGTACGGCGGCAACCGGTACTTGTCCATACCGCTGCAGGCAGGCTGGAACCAGATCGCGAATCCGTTCGCGTTCCCGGTGTCGCTTCTTGAGGCGGTGGTTAATGACAACGGGACGATGACATCGGACTTCACCGGCCGCATTGAAGATGTAGGCTATTACTATAACGGAAGCAACTATTTCACGCAGACGACTTTTGATCCCTGGGACGGCGTGTTTCTGTTCGCGGAGAAAGCCGGCGTAGAGTTGTGGCTTCGTTACCATGAGCAGGGTACGGCGGGCAAGGCGGTGGTAGATGACTTACTCGTCGAAAAGGCTGCTCCATCGTGGCAGATGGAGTTGACGATGACATCGGGTGACCTCGGCGACGTGGCGAACTATGTCGGGGTGTGCGCTGACGCGAACATGGGAGCCGATGTCAATGACTACCGTGAGCCGCCGATGGCCCCGGAAGGAGTCATGCTCGCTTACAAGCTGCCTGATGGGAGCGAAGGTCTTCGCCGGACCGATTACCGTCCGGAGTTTGCCAATGGCGCCACCTGGGATGTGGTCTTCTCGGAGGGCAGCGACCGGGTAGTGACAGCCAGAGGTGTTGAGTCTATTCCTCAGGGAATGGAGGCGTGGCTGATTCTAACGAACGCCGGGACTTTCAGGCTCGGAGAGGGGACGGAAGTGCGTCTTCCGAATGACGTTTTCTCCGCCCAGTTGGTAATTGGAAATGACGGTTATGCGGCCGGAGAGGTATCATCGGCGCTGCCGAATCAGTTCGGGCTGAGCCAGAATTTCCCGAACCCGTTCAACCCGACGACATCGATCCGGTTCGCCCTGCCGCAGGCGTGCCATGTTGAACTGGTAGTGTACAATATGCTCGGTCAGAAGGTGCGGACGCTGGTGGATCAGCGGATGGATGCCGGGCATCAACTGGTCGAGTGGGACGGTCGCGACGGCGGCGGTCAGCAGGTGGCCAGTGGTGTTTATTTCTACCGGTTGAACGCGGCGGACTTCAGTCAGACGAAGAAGATGATGCTGCTCAAGTAG
- a CDS encoding trimethylamine methyltransferase family protein, which translates to MRPKVRFLTDELIEKIIDEARSLLENLGVEIHNPAILNMLADHGAKIDVAGRHVWIPGKLIDQALKTAPASFKLYDSPGREVIDLSGYNCYFTPGSTAIKILDRETQQARKPTTPDYIAYAKLMAGMNHIASQSTAMIATDVHEKISDSYRLYLSLMFCEKPVVTGTFTNEGFETMKNLQLAVRGTEKNLADKPLTIFSCCPTSPLKWSDITSQNVVDCARYSIPVEYVAMPLCGFMAPVTLVGSLVQHTAETLSGVVISQLTNPGAPALYGGSPAVFDIRYETTPMGDIGTMMLDCAYNEIGKYLNLPTQAYIGLSDSKHVDAQAGIETAMGATLAVLAGINNISGPGMHDFESCFSLEKLVLDNEICGMTLRMARGIQPRDDFPSQPIFEELLREQHLLIADHTRKYLRDEIYFPSDVIDRANRSRWQEEGSLTLMQRARKQVDDIIAEYQPVDLPKEAQNDLTDLMLAGAKRCGMDELPEIN; encoded by the coding sequence GTGCGTCCCAAAGTAAGATTCCTCACCGACGAATTGATCGAGAAAATCATCGATGAAGCCCGCTCGCTGCTTGAAAATCTCGGCGTCGAAATCCACAACCCCGCCATCCTCAACATGCTCGCCGACCACGGTGCGAAGATCGATGTTGCCGGCCGGCACGTCTGGATTCCCGGAAAACTCATCGACCAGGCCCTCAAGACCGCTCCCGCCTCGTTCAAACTCTACGACTCGCCCGGCCGCGAAGTCATCGACCTCTCCGGCTACAACTGCTACTTCACTCCCGGCTCCACCGCCATAAAAATTCTCGACCGCGAAACACAACAGGCCCGCAAACCCACCACCCCCGATTATATCGCCTATGCCAAACTGATGGCCGGCATGAACCACATCGCCTCGCAATCGACAGCGATGATCGCCACCGACGTGCACGAAAAGATCTCCGACAGCTACCGCCTCTATCTCAGCCTGATGTTCTGCGAAAAACCGGTCGTGACCGGCACCTTCACCAACGAAGGCTTCGAGACCATGAAGAATCTTCAACTCGCCGTCCGCGGCACCGAAAAAAATCTCGCCGATAAACCACTGACCATATTCTCATGTTGCCCGACATCCCCCCTCAAATGGAGCGATATTACCTCGCAAAATGTCGTCGACTGCGCCCGGTATTCTATCCCCGTCGAATACGTCGCCATGCCCCTCTGCGGCTTCATGGCCCCCGTCACGCTGGTCGGCTCTCTCGTTCAACACACCGCCGAAACACTCTCCGGCGTGGTCATAAGTCAACTGACCAATCCCGGCGCGCCCGCCCTGTACGGCGGCTCTCCGGCGGTCTTCGATATTCGCTATGAAACCACCCCCATGGGCGATATCGGCACCATGATGCTCGACTGCGCCTACAACGAAATCGGCAAATACCTCAACCTGCCCACGCAGGCATATATCGGACTAAGCGACTCGAAACACGTCGACGCCCAGGCCGGTATCGAAACGGCTATGGGCGCCACCCTCGCTGTTCTCGCCGGTATCAACAACATCTCCGGTCCCGGCATGCACGACTTCGAGAGCTGCTTCAGCCTCGAAAAGCTCGTCCTTGACAACGAAATCTGCGGTATGACCCTGCGAATGGCCCGCGGCATCCAACCCCGCGACGATTTCCCATCACAGCCCATCTTCGAAGAGCTCCTCCGCGAACAGCATCTGCTCATCGCTGACCACACGCGAAAGTATCTGCGTGATGAAATCTACTTTCCCTCCGATGTTATAGACCGCGCTAACCGCTCCCGGTGGCAGGAAGAAGGCAGCCTCACCCTCATGCAGCGCGCCCGCAAGCAGGTCGATGATATTATCGCCGAATACCAGCCGGTCGACCTTCCGAAAGAAGCACAGAACGATCTGACCGACCTGATGCTGGCCGGGGCAAAACGCTGCGGCATGGATGAACTACCGGAGATAAACTGA
- a CDS encoding reductive dehalogenase, giving the protein MNLIHLLYLSTGAIVAVLLELFVLTSLREEQLRAAVLSSTAFILFALLWFGTYFIIHPPDFILISGPVIIAVCLLLFYLPLGSGKKLHIGKQERRVDERDVIFSREEYTPGSDKYEQYYSTRPEYKDIDDRMRKLPELLAPGGKYYHPQRSPYTDAVFETIRSLTTKVDGDISPNQITLDADSTTRLIKEVVLAAGASEVGIARLNPMYVYSHVGRGPEKWGQPIENNHRFAIVFTLEMDYEQVSDAPRLGITEESALQYLRGAQISIALARYIRSLGYPARAHISGSNYQIMLPPVAHDAGLGELGRIGYLISPKYGPRIRLGAVTTDLPLTPDRPISFGVQNFCEKCLKCAANCPSAAIPSDNKTSIRGVDKWQLDIEKCLHYWRAIGTDCGLCMKVCPYSHPPTFVHNLVRYGIRRSPFARTLSVWGDNLLYGKKIRY; this is encoded by the coding sequence ATGAACCTTATCCATCTGCTCTACCTCAGCACCGGCGCGATCGTCGCCGTACTTCTCGAACTGTTCGTCCTGACATCCCTCCGCGAAGAACAACTGCGCGCCGCCGTGCTGTCTTCCACAGCCTTCATCCTTTTTGCTCTCCTCTGGTTCGGAACCTACTTCATCATCCACCCACCCGACTTCATTCTCATCTCCGGCCCGGTTATAATCGCTGTCTGCCTTTTGCTTTTCTACCTTCCCCTCGGCTCAGGGAAAAAGCTGCACATCGGCAAACAGGAGAGGCGCGTCGATGAGCGCGATGTCATCTTCTCCCGCGAAGAATACACCCCCGGCTCCGACAAGTACGAACAATATTACTCCACGCGGCCGGAGTACAAAGATATTGACGATCGCATGCGAAAACTCCCCGAACTGCTCGCCCCCGGCGGCAAATACTATCACCCGCAGCGCTCGCCCTACACCGATGCTGTCTTCGAAACCATTCGTTCCCTGACGACCAAGGTCGATGGCGACATCTCACCGAACCAAATCACCCTCGACGCCGACTCCACCACCCGACTGATAAAAGAGGTCGTTCTGGCCGCCGGAGCATCTGAGGTGGGGATCGCCAGACTCAACCCGATGTATGTTTATTCTCACGTTGGGCGCGGCCCCGAAAAATGGGGACAGCCCATCGAAAACAACCACAGGTTCGCGATCGTCTTTACCCTTGAAATGGATTATGAACAGGTCAGCGATGCTCCTCGGCTCGGCATCACCGAAGAATCGGCCCTCCAGTATCTCCGCGGCGCCCAGATATCAATCGCTCTTGCCAGATACATACGCAGCCTCGGCTATCCGGCCAGGGCACACATTTCCGGAAGCAACTACCAGATCATGCTCCCGCCGGTGGCGCACGATGCCGGCCTGGGCGAACTGGGACGAATCGGCTACCTCATCTCCCCAAAATATGGTCCCCGTATCCGCCTCGGAGCCGTGACCACCGATCTGCCGCTTACACCCGATCGGCCGATTTCATTCGGAGTCCAGAACTTCTGCGAAAAATGCCTCAAGTGCGCCGCCAATTGCCCATCTGCGGCAATTCCATCCGACAACAAGACAAGCATACGCGGCGTGGATAAATGGCAACTTGATATAGAAAAGTGCCTCCACTACTGGCGTGCCATCGGCACCGATTGCGGCCTGTGCATGAAAGTCTGCCCCTACAGCCATCCCCCGACCTTCGTCCACAACCTCGTCCGCTATGGTATCCGCCGCTCGCCTTTCGCTCGCACCCTCTCCGTGTGGGGCGATAACCTGCTCTACGGCAAAAAAATCCGCTACTGA
- a CDS encoding serine/threonine-protein kinase, whose protein sequence is MPEDDKTQPSFDSGEPINADPLGIIGWEIGGKYKIRSYLGGGGFGEVYDAYNLNLVEQRLVIKFFKRVQARDRFDREAKILCMLDHPNISRVIDYLPSEGALVIQYIDGKDAAHMLRESGPFSAELFLRVAKAVTEAIAYAHEKKVAHRDIKPANILIDKKGHVYLIDFGIAKEIGGDATKTGYQALTPMFAAPERQTGLSSYNPFLSDIYEMGVTLFNFATNTMPYRNPISPSLQEWGGIHSERLSPQLKYILRKATHPDPGSRYESANEMAADMAELKEVYIKPRKGKVGILIAAVAVVAIAAGAYFGRDYIGSQFSPSATSEQTTQPAETESVTGEQVEQPVRPPVVVEEKPVVQKPEVEVAEKPVEKPVERPAEQPSEQAVAPVVVKNPELTVGVVPSGVNELFVDGRRRTPGQAFEAAAGSHSVEVVHSDYPILRKTIRMRDEPTSVTYEMNREFARSDTLSLQLALFPPSEQNLVEFRLNGKERRYTQFPVFDLMCLEGEWKLQAEMIPINTDAGTSPKIDSCVAFPYGGGERQVVKGAKGEIKLVAGANGNVVPLLIYWSQ, encoded by the coding sequence ATGCCGGAAGACGACAAAACGCAACCATCGTTCGACTCTGGAGAGCCGATAAATGCCGATCCTCTTGGTATTATTGGCTGGGAGATCGGTGGTAAGTACAAAATCCGTTCGTATTTAGGCGGTGGCGGGTTTGGTGAGGTATATGACGCCTATAATCTGAATCTTGTCGAGCAGCGCCTGGTAATCAAGTTTTTCAAGCGGGTGCAGGCCCGTGACCGGTTTGACCGGGAGGCGAAGATTTTGTGTATGCTCGACCATCCCAACATTTCCCGGGTGATTGACTATTTGCCCTCCGAAGGGGCGCTGGTGATCCAGTATATCGATGGTAAGGACGCGGCGCATATGCTTCGCGAGTCGGGACCGTTTTCGGCGGAGCTGTTTTTGCGGGTGGCGAAAGCGGTTACGGAGGCTATTGCTTATGCGCACGAGAAGAAGGTGGCGCACCGGGACATCAAGCCGGCGAATATTCTGATCGATAAGAAGGGTCATGTTTACCTGATAGATTTCGGAATTGCCAAGGAGATTGGCGGGGATGCCACCAAGACGGGTTACCAGGCGTTAACGCCGATGTTTGCCGCCCCGGAACGTCAGACGGGGCTGAGTTCGTACAATCCGTTTTTGAGCGATATTTATGAGATGGGGGTGACGCTTTTCAATTTCGCGACCAATACCATGCCTTATCGCAATCCGATCTCGCCGAGTTTACAGGAGTGGGGGGGGATTCATTCGGAGAGACTGTCTCCCCAGTTGAAATACATTCTCAGGAAGGCTACGCATCCTGATCCGGGTTCGCGTTACGAGTCGGCCAATGAGATGGCGGCGGACATGGCGGAGCTCAAAGAGGTTTATATCAAGCCGAGAAAGGGGAAGGTTGGGATTTTGATAGCCGCTGTGGCGGTGGTGGCAATTGCCGCCGGCGCGTATTTCGGGCGTGATTATATAGGCAGTCAGTTTTCTCCATCGGCGACCTCGGAGCAGACCACGCAGCCGGCAGAGACAGAGTCTGTGACAGGGGAGCAGGTTGAACAGCCAGTCCGGCCGCCGGTCGTGGTGGAGGAAAAGCCGGTGGTTCAAAAGCCTGAAGTTGAGGTGGCGGAGAAGCCGGTAGAAAAGCCTGTGGAAAGGCCGGCCGAACAACCGTCCGAGCAGGCTGTGGCTCCGGTGGTGGTAAAGAATCCGGAGCTTACGGTGGGTGTTGTTCCTTCGGGAGTGAATGAGCTTTTCGTGGATGGTCGCAGGCGCACGCCCGGGCAGGCTTTTGAAGCGGCGGCGGGTTCGCATTCGGTAGAGGTTGTACACTCAGATTATCCGATTCTTCGCAAGACGATAAGGATGCGCGATGAGCCAACGAGTGTCACTTATGAAATGAACAGGGAGTTTGCGCGATCCGATACATTGAGTCTTCAGCTGGCGCTTTTCCCGCCATCGGAGCAGAATCTGGTTGAGTTCAGACTTAATGGTAAGGAGCGGCGCTATACTCAGTTCCCGGTTTTCGATCTGATGTGTCTGGAGGGTGAATGGAAGCTCCAGGCGGAAATGATTCCGATTAATACCGACGCTGGGACGAGTCCGAAGATAGATTCGTGCGTTGCGTTTCCTTACGGTGGGGGAGAGCGGCAGGTGGTCAAAGGCGCAAAGGGGGAAATTAAACTGGTTGCCGGCGCGAACGGCAATGTGGTTCCGCTATTAATATACTGGTCACAATAA
- a CDS encoding peptidoglycan-binding domain-containing protein: MAQTVSATTADVLIAFQTRAGVDDDAIIKAGNATIKGQTGLIKPQGKGYYGLKIEPGKSVVLQLFGTDYTVSYQEADEKEKADKNCFALTGWKVTGDKTKLMGAQRRLQLLGYYYNGRVDDKGGKLTEYAALNFQADQKLRTDGEIGPKTKDKLEEICENNNKSGSTYIIRRTMLSFDWAPHASNAEAIGGWPKDSTPLIDDRGYAKVKSDDIDLHGPVVCVQRKTEFRIKVIREFIDPFAMLVASSDDESLVVVKSPNPLPNGQKFILKLEAKDPGNSPKSTSVRIKYKSGKNEYEVGSLQVIVMPLKVVKVRVYWVTIKDAGGTSITPAGTPAGSANAAHVQALAEFKESFIMVKALTRHMWRHYGIYLKFLPDRSKTVTLGTAGRVSSPHKTDFDSIINANDDAGNASSKTEINVCVVHSIENYLGLGYDAVDFTWPNGVLSVKHANVLESAHVMAHEIGHFLSLANCIGAKKYIHADDDPDSNHKKKDLWSVAKMMYAYVNHTRPYNLGFGYKKTGKKVTIRNLPSDPTDNEVYNANKWARDPNFYCKP, from the coding sequence ATGGCTCAGACTGTCAGCGCCACGACGGCGGACGTGTTAATAGCTTTTCAGACCAGAGCCGGTGTTGATGACGATGCGATCATTAAGGCCGGCAACGCGACAATCAAAGGACAGACCGGTCTGATCAAGCCGCAGGGTAAGGGGTATTATGGGCTGAAGATAGAACCTGGCAAGTCGGTGGTGCTGCAGCTTTTCGGGACGGACTATACGGTCAGCTACCAGGAGGCGGACGAAAAGGAGAAGGCCGACAAAAACTGTTTCGCGCTGACCGGGTGGAAAGTGACCGGTGATAAGACGAAGCTGATGGGCGCACAGCGTCGTTTGCAGCTTCTGGGCTATTATTACAACGGTCGCGTGGACGACAAGGGCGGCAAGCTGACCGAGTACGCGGCGCTGAATTTTCAGGCCGATCAGAAACTTCGCACGGACGGAGAAATCGGTCCAAAGACCAAAGACAAGCTCGAAGAGATTTGCGAGAACAATAACAAGAGCGGGTCGACGTATATAATTCGTCGGACGATGCTCAGTTTCGATTGGGCGCCGCATGCCAGTAACGCTGAGGCCATTGGCGGCTGGCCGAAGGATTCGACGCCGCTTATAGACGATCGCGGGTATGCGAAGGTGAAGTCTGACGATATCGATCTTCATGGACCGGTAGTTTGTGTGCAGCGCAAGACAGAGTTTCGGATAAAGGTCATTCGCGAGTTCATCGACCCGTTCGCAATGCTGGTGGCGTCGAGCGATGATGAGAGTCTGGTGGTAGTGAAGTCGCCGAATCCACTTCCGAATGGACAGAAGTTCATCTTGAAACTTGAGGCAAAAGATCCCGGAAACAGCCCGAAGTCGACATCGGTAAGGATAAAGTACAAATCCGGCAAAAATGAGTATGAGGTAGGATCGCTTCAGGTGATAGTCATGCCGCTGAAGGTGGTCAAAGTTCGCGTATACTGGGTAACTATCAAGGATGCCGGAGGTACTTCGATCACCCCGGCCGGTACTCCGGCGGGATCGGCAAACGCCGCACACGTGCAGGCGCTGGCGGAATTTAAGGAGAGCTTTATCATGGTGAAGGCTCTAACCCGGCACATGTGGCGGCATTACGGAATTTATTTGAAGTTTCTTCCGGATCGTTCCAAGACGGTGACGCTGGGGACGGCCGGCAGGGTCAGCAGTCCGCACAAGACCGATTTCGACAGTATAATCAACGCCAACGACGATGCCGGGAATGCATCATCGAAGACAGAAATCAATGTCTGCGTGGTTCATTCTATCGAGAATTATCTCGGTTTGGGGTATGACGCGGTGGATTTTACGTGGCCCAACGGCGTGCTGAGTGTGAAGCATGCGAATGTTCTGGAGTCGGCGCACGTGATGGCGCATGAGATAGGACACTTTTTGAGCCTGGCGAATTGTATCGGGGCAAAGAAGTATATACATGCGGACGATGACCCGGATTCGAACCATAAGAAAAAAGATTTGTGGTCGGTGGCGAAGATGATGTACGCTTATGTGAATCACACTCGCCCTTATAATCTCGGGTTCGGGTACAAGAAGACGGGGAAGAAGGTTACGATCAGGAATCTGCCCAGTGATCCGACCGACAATGAGGTTTACAACGCCAACAAGTGGGCAAGGGACCCGAACTTTTACTGTAAACCGTAA
- a CDS encoding flavin reductase family protein: MKKSLGAKTLIYPTPVWVVGTYDKEGKPNAMTAAWGGVCCSKPPCVGVSLRKATYSYGNIVERKAFTISVPSDSHVREADYFGIASGRDTDKFSVLGLTAVRSELVDAPYVEEFPLVLECKLLHSIEIGLHTQFIGEIIDVKAEENVMAKGGLPDMLKVRPIIYAPTVQKYYGVGKALGKGYSIGKDF, from the coding sequence ATGAAAAAATCTCTGGGCGCCAAAACGCTCATCTATCCGACGCCCGTGTGGGTCGTTGGCACCTACGACAAAGAAGGCAAACCAAATGCCATGACTGCGGCATGGGGCGGCGTATGTTGCTCCAAACCGCCATGCGTGGGCGTCTCCCTGCGCAAAGCCACCTACAGCTATGGCAACATCGTCGAGCGCAAAGCCTTCACCATAAGCGTACCGTCTGATTCCCACGTCCGTGAGGCCGACTATTTCGGCATCGCCTCCGGACGCGACACCGACAAATTCTCCGTGCTCGGCCTGACAGCGGTACGGAGTGAACTGGTCGATGCTCCCTATGTCGAAGAGTTCCCGCTCGTGCTCGAGTGCAAACTGCTCCACTCAATCGAGATCGGCCTGCACACACAATTTATCGGTGAGATTATCGATGTAAAAGCTGAGGAAAATGTCATGGCCAAAGGCGGTCTGCCGGATATGCTCAAAGTCCGGCCGATCATCTACGCCCCGACCGTTCAAAAATACTACGGCGTGGGGAAAGCCCTCGGCAAAGGCTACTCCATCGGCAAAGACTTCTGA
- a CDS encoding vitamin B12 dependent-methionine synthase activation domain-containing protein yields the protein MRKIVTIRTEETVPGPEVVLQAQGLPPSATPNDQTLALYRAAISTYLLLSQPVAMYSQISIDDFRSVFNGDGANAKDAPLGHIYPRSDALALFAVTVGETLTAEITRLFETNDFPAGAMLDSVASQAAEMAAACVEREYLNDLKDSGTNADATATLPFSPGYCGWNLSSQIPLFHALHPEEIGIILSESCLMSPLKSISGVFVVGPKEIFQFDDKFDFCEDCQTRSCRARLAAIRSSA from the coding sequence ATGCGCAAAATAGTCACGATCCGTACGGAAGAAACCGTCCCCGGCCCCGAAGTCGTCCTGCAAGCCCAGGGCCTGCCCCCCTCGGCTACACCCAACGACCAAACTCTGGCTCTTTACCGCGCCGCCATCTCCACCTACCTCCTCCTTTCGCAGCCGGTAGCAATGTACAGTCAAATATCTATAGATGATTTCAGGAGCGTTTTCAATGGCGACGGTGCTAACGCGAAAGACGCCCCCCTGGGCCATATATATCCGCGGTCTGATGCGCTCGCCCTGTTCGCCGTAACTGTCGGCGAAACCCTGACCGCCGAAATTACCCGCCTCTTTGAAACCAACGACTTCCCCGCCGGCGCTATGCTTGACAGCGTCGCCTCTCAGGCAGCCGAGATGGCCGCCGCCTGCGTCGAAAGAGAGTACCTCAACGATCTCAAAGACTCCGGCACGAACGCCGACGCTACAGCCACCCTGCCTTTCAGCCCGGGCTACTGCGGATGGAACCTCTCCTCGCAGATACCCCTCTTCCATGCCCTGCATCCCGAAGAAATCGGTATAATCCTGTCCGAAAGCTGCCTCATGAGCCCCCTGAAATCGATAAGCGGCGTCTTTGTGGTCGGACCTAAAGAAATATTCCAATTCGATGATAAATTTGATTTTTGCGAAGACTGTCAGACTCGCTCATGCCGTGCCAGACTCGCGGCCATACGCAGCAGCGCCTGA